The Natronogracilivirga saccharolytica genome includes a window with the following:
- a CDS encoding DUF1538 domain-containing protein, producing the protein MQNVRETITEVVQAVIPVTVIVIILQFTIIWLPMEDFLQFIVGAVMVSAGLIFFLLGVHIGLLPIGEMIGSALPQIGKVWIIILISFLLGFVVTVAEPDVRVLANYVDTVSDGEVNRHLLIYTVALGLAIFVGLAIMRIIFDIPIKYLLMGGYLLIFILAIFVPEQFISISFDAGGVTTGPLAVPFILAYGIGVAAVLGGRKTTDNGFGLVALASIGPVLAVLILGIIYG; encoded by the coding sequence ATGCAAAATGTTCGTGAAACAATAACAGAGGTCGTTCAGGCAGTCATACCTGTTACGGTGATTGTGATTATCCTGCAGTTCACCATCATATGGCTGCCCATGGAAGACTTTCTGCAGTTCATCGTTGGGGCAGTGATGGTTTCAGCAGGATTGATCTTCTTTCTGCTGGGGGTGCATATCGGGCTGCTTCCCATCGGGGAGATGATCGGATCCGCTCTGCCTCAGATCGGAAAGGTATGGATAATCATATTGATAAGTTTTTTACTTGGATTTGTGGTAACCGTCGCTGAACCTGATGTACGCGTTCTTGCAAATTATGTTGATACCGTTTCGGACGGTGAGGTAAACCGCCATCTGCTGATCTACACCGTTGCCCTTGGACTGGCGATATTTGTGGGACTTGCAATCATGCGTATCATATTTGATATCCCGATAAAGTACCTGCTCATGGGGGGATATCTGTTGATTTTTATTCTGGCCATATTCGTACCTGAGCAATTTATTTCCATTTCATTTGATGCCGGTGGTGTCACTACGGGTCCCCTTGCGGTACCCTTTATCCTTGCCTACGGGATTGGTGTGGCTGCGGTGCTTGGGGGAAGAAAAACTACGGACAATGGTTTTGGCCTTGTGGCACTGGCATCCATCGGACCGGTACTGGCAGTGCTGATACTCGGAATCATATACGGCTGA
- a CDS encoding DUF1538 domain-containing protein, with translation MNITIFSGFTDVIVEVVFALVPLVIFFLIAQFTFLHLPLKKVTDIIKGIVLAFIGLTLFLQGVHVGFEPAGTMMGEVLGSKNARWVLVPIGFLLGFVATIAEPAIRILNHEVDKVSGGYIPKKVLLYTLCIGVGLSIALAMLRLLIGIPIIWLILPGYAIALTMMHFTSPTFTSVAFDAGGVATGPMTVTFIMAVALGVGEVLPDRDPMTDSFGMIALVALAPIISVLTLGLLYAWKEKRDD, from the coding sequence ATGAATATCACCATATTCAGCGGATTTACGGATGTTATTGTAGAAGTGGTCTTTGCCCTTGTACCGCTTGTAATATTTTTTCTGATAGCCCAGTTTACATTTCTGCATCTGCCGCTGAAAAAGGTTACCGATATTATCAAAGGAATCGTACTGGCTTTTATCGGCCTGACACTGTTTCTCCAGGGAGTTCATGTCGGATTTGAACCCGCAGGTACGATGATGGGTGAAGTGCTGGGCTCGAAAAATGCCCGCTGGGTGCTGGTCCCCATAGGCTTTTTACTGGGGTTTGTAGCTACCATTGCGGAACCGGCAATCCGGATCCTGAATCATGAGGTGGATAAAGTATCTGGCGGGTATATCCCGAAAAAAGTTTTGCTGTACACATTATGTATCGGAGTAGGGTTGTCTATCGCACTTGCCATGCTGCGTCTGCTGATCGGCATACCGATCATCTGGCTGATTCTGCCCGGTTATGCAATAGCTCTGACCATGATGCACTTTACCTCACCTACGTTTACTTCTGTTGCATTTGATGCCGGCGGTGTCGCAACAGGACCGATGACTGTTACGTTTATAATGGCGGTAGCACTTGGAGTTGGAGAAGTGCTGCCCGATCGTGACCCGATGACGGACAGTTTCGGAATGATTGCTTTGGTTGCCCTGGCGCCGATAATTTCCGTTCTTACCCTTGGGCTTCTTTACGCATGGAAAGAAAAAAGAGATGATTGA
- a CDS encoding TonB-dependent receptor, with protein sequence MSTAVFSRTLITSAFFLFIAVHAGFASGMTEDHSAGSAGSAVSDAGILKGYVHDSETGDPVVLASVYIPDLDRGSVSHDEGDFIIRNIPEGEYRIRFQHVGYESTSKNVTITRDDTTRVSVSMRPSVFRSSEVEIVARHAAEEDDITTYVERTVTGRHLRQQLGRTLAETLEDEPGMAQRSMGPAPARPVLRGLGGDRLLILEDGGRTGDLSATASDHALSIDPMTAEHIELIRGPSAIVHGSNTMGGVINVRRGQIPFDHPDHIHWSGSLQGESVNRGMSGGFRAFGPVDTSLPFSGRSLSFTDRMAFRFDFSGRHTSDMDTPAGSLVNTDITTLNASLGLSYIDDWGVIGFSGNILDSKYGVPGGEGIAEAHPNGVDIEMFRRYLDGRARFNFSDSWARRLDVRWNYSYYFHRELEKPDDPDIPQPVGAEFGVLTNNIRMDLHHRNMLFFEKGLVGVWAEHRDYASGGMTFTPETIERSVAGYLFQERDFRSFNLQIALRYDYRHLSPEEAESIFLDHDITSREFHGASGSVMGSWNITSNLKLGSTITRTHRSPIIEELYSEGPHLANFSYEIGNPALTREKGWGSEVFVRWNRERMRASMAIYRNQMDNYIFPQDTGEQSPRRDDLNVFQYTENKVLMTGAELNYELLLNRSLTTGGTVSYVRGDFIDDGESFPFLVTEERENAVPLMPPLNSRLYLEYSLGSLKIGGAARLATRQSRTDEFEEPTDEYAVFDLYAQYHFSRAGALHTFSFTVENLANSEYRNHLSRIKSVMPEPGRNVKMLYRVYF encoded by the coding sequence ATGAGTACTGCTGTTTTTTCCCGCACGCTGATTACCTCCGCATTTTTTCTGTTTATTGCAGTTCATGCCGGGTTTGCTTCCGGTATGACAGAGGACCATTCTGCAGGTAGTGCCGGTTCGGCAGTGTCTGACGCGGGAATCCTGAAAGGATATGTCCATGACAGCGAAACCGGGGACCCCGTCGTGCTTGCCTCCGTCTATATTCCCGATCTCGACCGGGGAAGCGTCAGCCATGATGAGGGAGATTTCATCATCCGGAATATTCCCGAAGGTGAGTACAGAATCCGGTTTCAGCACGTTGGATACGAGTCCACATCCAAAAATGTAACGATCACAAGGGATGATACCACCCGGGTTTCGGTTTCAATGCGCCCGTCTGTTTTTCGGTCGTCGGAAGTGGAAATTGTGGCCAGGCATGCTGCAGAGGAGGATGATATCACCACATATGTCGAACGAACCGTCACCGGCCGCCATCTGCGTCAGCAGCTGGGCCGTACACTTGCAGAGACACTTGAAGATGAACCCGGCATGGCGCAGCGGTCAATGGGACCTGCACCTGCCAGACCCGTGTTGCGTGGCCTTGGTGGTGACCGCCTTTTAATACTTGAGGATGGCGGCAGGACCGGAGATTTGTCCGCCACTGCATCCGACCATGCGCTTTCGATCGACCCGATGACCGCCGAGCACATCGAACTGATTCGCGGTCCGTCTGCGATAGTTCATGGCTCCAATACCATGGGCGGCGTCATCAATGTGCGTAGAGGTCAGATTCCGTTTGATCATCCCGATCATATCCACTGGAGCGGTAGTCTGCAGGGAGAATCCGTCAACAGGGGAATGTCAGGCGGCTTTCGGGCTTTTGGACCGGTAGACACCAGCCTGCCGTTTTCCGGCCGGAGCTTGTCTTTCACCGACCGTATGGCATTCAGGTTTGATTTTTCGGGGCGGCACACGTCCGATATGGATACCCCTGCAGGTTCCCTTGTCAATACCGATATTACCACGCTCAATGCGTCGCTGGGGCTGAGCTACATCGACGACTGGGGTGTTATCGGATTTTCCGGCAATATTCTTGATTCAAAATATGGTGTGCCCGGGGGAGAGGGAATTGCCGAAGCACATCCAAACGGAGTCGACATTGAGATGTTCCGCCGGTATCTTGACGGAAGAGCGCGGTTTAATTTTTCGGACAGCTGGGCCAGAAGACTGGATGTGAGATGGAATTACTCCTACTACTTCCACAGGGAACTTGAAAAGCCGGATGACCCGGATATTCCGCAGCCGGTTGGTGCGGAATTCGGAGTGCTGACCAATAACATCCGCATGGATCTGCACCATCGTAACATGCTGTTTTTTGAAAAAGGGTTGGTTGGAGTTTGGGCGGAACATCGTGATTACGCATCGGGGGGCATGACCTTTACTCCGGAAACCATAGAGCGTTCCGTAGCCGGATACCTGTTTCAGGAGCGGGATTTCCGGTCCTTCAACCTGCAGATTGCACTGCGGTATGACTACAGGCACTTGTCGCCTGAAGAGGCAGAATCCATCTTTCTTGACCATGACATAACCAGCAGGGAATTTCATGGCGCATCCGGGTCTGTCATGGGCTCATGGAATATCACTTCCAACCTGAAACTGGGTTCTACGATCACCAGAACGCATCGTTCCCCTATCATTGAAGAACTCTATTCGGAAGGTCCGCATCTGGCGAATTTTTCATACGAGATCGGTAATCCTGCACTTACCAGGGAAAAAGGCTGGGGGAGTGAGGTGTTCGTGCGATGGAACAGAGAGCGGATGCGTGCCAGCATGGCAATTTACCGAAATCAGATGGACAACTACATATTTCCCCAGGACACGGGGGAACAAAGTCCCCGACGCGATGATCTGAATGTATTTCAGTATACGGAAAACAAAGTTCTGATGACCGGGGCCGAGCTGAATTACGAGTTGCTGTTGAACCGCAGTTTAACAACCGGAGGTACGGTCAGTTATGTCAGAGGAGATTTTATTGACGATGGTGAATCGTTTCCTTTTCTGGTTACAGAAGAACGTGAAAATGCGGTGCCTCTGATGCCGCCCCTGAACAGCCGGCTGTATCTGGAATACAGCCTGGGTTCACTGAAAATCGGCGGTGCCGCAAGGCTGGCAACACGGCAATCACGGACGGACGAATTTGAAGAGCCCACTGATGAGTATGCTGTTTTTGACTTGTATGCTCAGTACCACTTCAGCAGAGCAGGGGCATTGCATACATTTTCTTTTACTGTGGAAAACCTGGCCAACTCAGAGTACCGAAATCACCTTTCCCGGATCAAGTCAGTCATGCCTGAGCCCGGGCGAAACGTGAAAATGCTTTACAGGGTGTATTTTTAA
- a CDS encoding P-II family nitrogen regulator, protein MIDLLKHCQKLIISIVNRDKTSVVVKASKRKRAEGATIIHGQGAGIEKCKTFWGIPLEPEKDVIFTVVSDEHAEEVLGIISKSVKMGKSGNGVAFILDITSFTGAVHLHKKKDKPTDQPLKSMDETAQFELIVSIVNKGFCEEIITAARKAGAAGGTIMTGRGTGIHEHGKLFSFNIEPEKEVVLILVPQKITDKVLESIVKTGELDKPGKGIAFVLNVEKVLGINHLLDEMLHKDKEEKNGSS, encoded by the coding sequence ATGATTGACCTTCTTAAGCACTGCCAAAAGCTAATTATCAGCATAGTCAACCGTGACAAAACCTCGGTTGTGGTGAAGGCCTCCAAGCGAAAACGGGCAGAGGGGGCTACCATCATTCACGGCCAGGGCGCCGGAATAGAAAAGTGTAAAACTTTTTGGGGCATCCCCCTGGAGCCGGAGAAAGATGTGATTTTTACTGTCGTTTCCGATGAACACGCCGAGGAGGTTCTGGGCATCATCAGCAAAAGTGTAAAAATGGGCAAGTCGGGAAACGGCGTTGCTTTTATACTGGATATTACCAGTTTTACCGGAGCTGTTCACTTGCACAAGAAAAAAGACAAACCTACTGATCAACCACTCAAATCGATGGATGAAACTGCACAATTCGAGCTCATAGTCTCAATCGTCAACAAAGGCTTTTGCGAGGAAATCATCACTGCAGCCCGCAAAGCCGGCGCTGCCGGCGGAACCATCATGACCGGCAGAGGCACTGGCATTCATGAACACGGAAAGTTGTTCTCTTTCAATATTGAACCTGAAAAAGAGGTTGTCCTGATACTTGTCCCTCAAAAAATCACCGACAAGGTACTGGAATCCATTGTTAAAACCGGTGAACTGGACAAGCCCGGCAAGGGAATTGCATTTGTGCTGAATGTAGAGAAAGTGCTGGGCATCAATCACCTCCTTGATGAGATGCTGCATAAGGACAAGGAAGAAAAAAACGGAAGCAGTTGA
- the recG gene encoding ATP-dependent DNA helicase RecG has translation MKITEIPGISPARQKALEETGVHTPMDLLRFFPRNYLDRRTVLPVANLKGIGEKVTVMGRIVETTESGFGRKKRFEAILQDESGRIKGVWFKGISYFRKSVKKGQFYAFFGTVKRYGRFLSMAHPETEQLSVNEDTSGQSFTGIMPVYPGNKFFKNTYITSGLLRKWALAALERLKPGEFLPPGLLRKLGYPERSVAFRHIHSPETPEQHSIALERFKFEELFLFELSVVTLKKEVFDKALGPVMSESRPFTSRFFNQVLPFELTDGQKKALGDVKRDIRSGNQMNRLLQGDVGSGKTVVAIGALLMAVDSGYQAVMMAPTEILAEQHYHSLSEWLQPLGITIRLLTGNQKKALRYDIQSDISGGTAHIVVGTHAIIQENIRFHRLGMAVIDEQHRFGVSQRAQLREKGENPHILVMSATPIPRSLAMTLYSDLDLSVIRDLPPGRKPVKTRVVSEKNRKKVHDFLKEQLGDGGQVYIVYPLIEESEAMDLKNATEGYDQIRVEFPGSRAGLLHGRMSADEKEQVMRDFKENRIQILVSTTVIEVGVNVPNASVMVVEHSERFGLSQLHQLRGRIGRGARQSYCLLMTDVKQSKEARSRLGTMEETTDGFKIAEADLKLRGPGDFLGTRQSGLPEFRHADILTDQYLLEQAKNMAFELLEQDPELDHPELSALKKAFLPYLEKKKKFFQMS, from the coding sequence TTGAAGATTACCGAAATTCCTGGAATCAGTCCGGCCCGACAAAAAGCACTTGAAGAAACCGGGGTGCACACACCTATGGACCTGCTCAGGTTTTTCCCCAGAAACTACCTCGACCGCAGAACAGTGCTGCCTGTTGCAAATCTGAAAGGCATCGGTGAAAAAGTCACTGTGATGGGCCGGATAGTCGAGACAACCGAAAGCGGCTTCGGCAGAAAGAAAAGATTTGAGGCAATTCTTCAGGATGAATCCGGGCGCATAAAGGGAGTCTGGTTCAAGGGTATATCCTATTTCAGAAAATCTGTTAAAAAGGGGCAGTTCTATGCCTTTTTTGGTACCGTCAAGCGTTATGGCCGTTTTCTTTCCATGGCTCACCCTGAAACCGAGCAGCTCTCGGTCAACGAGGATACTTCCGGACAATCTTTTACCGGCATCATGCCGGTTTATCCCGGGAATAAGTTTTTTAAAAATACCTATATCACATCAGGCCTCCTCAGAAAATGGGCACTTGCAGCACTTGAGCGGCTGAAGCCCGGAGAGTTCCTGCCACCCGGATTGCTCCGCAAACTGGGATACCCTGAAAGATCTGTCGCCTTCCGCCATATTCACTCTCCCGAAACCCCTGAACAGCACTCCATTGCTCTGGAACGGTTCAAGTTTGAAGAACTTTTCCTGTTTGAACTCAGTGTGGTCACTCTGAAAAAAGAGGTATTTGACAAGGCATTGGGCCCCGTGATGTCAGAATCCAGGCCGTTCACCAGTCGCTTTTTCAATCAAGTGCTCCCTTTTGAACTGACGGACGGACAAAAAAAAGCACTGGGTGACGTAAAAAGGGATATCCGGTCAGGCAATCAGATGAACCGCCTGCTGCAGGGCGATGTCGGATCCGGGAAGACGGTCGTTGCCATCGGAGCGCTTCTCATGGCCGTTGACAGCGGTTACCAGGCTGTGATGATGGCGCCAACGGAAATTCTCGCAGAACAGCACTACCACTCATTGTCCGAATGGCTGCAGCCGCTGGGTATAACCATTCGTCTGCTTACGGGAAATCAGAAAAAAGCACTTCGCTACGACATCCAGTCGGACATCAGCGGAGGAACAGCGCATATCGTTGTCGGTACGCATGCCATTATCCAGGAGAATATCCGTTTCCACAGACTCGGCATGGCTGTCATCGACGAACAGCACCGCTTCGGCGTATCCCAGCGCGCACAATTGCGGGAAAAAGGTGAAAACCCTCACATCCTGGTCATGTCTGCAACCCCCATCCCCCGCTCCCTTGCCATGACACTGTACAGCGATCTCGATCTTTCGGTCATCCGGGATCTGCCTCCCGGCCGGAAGCCGGTAAAAACGCGGGTCGTTTCTGAAAAGAACCGTAAGAAAGTACATGATTTTCTGAAAGAGCAGCTCGGTGACGGCGGGCAGGTTTATATCGTGTATCCGCTTATCGAAGAGTCGGAAGCCATGGATTTGAAAAATGCCACTGAAGGCTACGATCAGATCCGGGTGGAGTTTCCCGGCAGCAGGGCCGGCTTGCTCCACGGACGCATGTCAGCAGATGAGAAAGAGCAGGTGATGCGTGATTTCAAGGAAAACAGGATTCAGATCCTGGTATCAACCACGGTCATCGAAGTTGGGGTTAATGTCCCGAATGCTTCGGTCATGGTCGTGGAGCATTCCGAGAGGTTCGGATTATCGCAGCTGCACCAGCTCCGCGGACGGATTGGACGCGGGGCCAGGCAAAGCTACTGTCTGCTGATGACCGATGTCAAACAAAGCAAGGAAGCCAGAAGCCGCCTGGGTACGATGGAGGAGACCACTGACGGGTTCAAAATTGCCGAAGCCGATCTCAAGCTTCGCGGGCCGGGCGACTTCCTGGGGACCCGGCAAAGCGGTCTGCCGGAATTCAGGCATGCGGATATCCTCACGGATCAGTATTTGCTTGAACAGGCCAAAAACATGGCGTTTGAACTGCTGGAGCAGGACCCCGAACTGGATCACCCTGAATTATCCGCTTTGAAAAAAGCATTTCTGCCTTACCTTGAAAAGAAAAAAAAGTTTTTCCAGATGAGTTGA
- the rpsL gene encoding 30S ribosomal protein S12 — translation MPTIQQLIRKGRKLKTKKTSSPALQDCPQRRGVCTRVYTTTPKKPNSALRKVARVRLTNGIEVTAYIPGEGHNLQEHSIVLIRGGRVKDLPGVRYHIVRGALDTAGVDERRQRRSLYGTKRPKQ, via the coding sequence GTGCCAACGATACAGCAGTTAATCCGTAAAGGCAGAAAGCTTAAAACTAAGAAAACTTCGTCTCCTGCGCTACAGGACTGTCCGCAGCGACGAGGAGTCTGCACTCGTGTGTACACAACTACGCCCAAGAAGCCGAATTCGGCTTTGCGCAAGGTAGCCCGTGTTCGCCTCACCAACGGAATTGAGGTGACCGCGTATATCCCCGGAGAGGGGCACAACCTGCAGGAGCACAGTATTGTATTGATCCGGGGCGGCAGGGTCAAGGATCTGCCGGGTGTCCGGTACCACATTGTGCGGGGTGCACTGGACACCGCAGGTGTTGATGAGCGACGTCAGCGGCGAAGTCTCTACGGAACAAAGCGACCCAAGCAATAA